A stretch of Henckelia pumila isolate YLH828 chromosome 4, ASM3356847v2, whole genome shotgun sequence DNA encodes these proteins:
- the LOC140862737 gene encoding uncharacterized protein, whose protein sequence is MDGQSEALNKCLETYFRCFATEQPKSWANWIHWSEYWYNTSFQSSAGMTPFEAVYGRKPPTILQYLPQETLVSAVANDLSDRDELLRQLKYNLQRAQQIMVKNANKHRRDVVLQEGDWKAVGNFNPEPRFPSSLESDFSLTFEPENIVDKRYRRKHGKLVMQVLVQWKNRPLEDATWELADDFQSQFPAFGLEDNTIFEEEGIVTGPSKIGQDQEHISVYEEKGDNHEIGPVQE, encoded by the exons ATGGATGGCCAGAGTGAGGCTTTAAATAAATGTCTTGAAACTTATTTCCGGTGTTTTGCTACTGAACAACCAAAGAGTTGGGCTAATTGGATTCATTGGAGCGAGTATTGGTACAATACTTCATTCCAAAGTTCAGCGGGCATGACTCCTTTTGAGGCGGTGTATGGCCGGAAACCCCCGACCATTCTTCAATATTTACCCCAAGAAACTTTAGTTTCCGCTGTGGCTAACGATTTGAGTGACAGGGATGAGCTCCTTCGACAGCTTAAATACAATCTTCAGCGTGCACAGCAAATTATGGTTAAAAATGCGAATAAGCACAGGCGAGATGTGGTGTTACAGGAGGGTGATTGG AAGGCAGTTGGTAATTTCAATCCGGAACCGAGGTTTCCTTCTTCTTTAGAATCTGATTTTTCTCTGACTTTTGAGCCAGAAAATATTGTGGATAAAAGATATAGGAGGAAGCATGGGAAGTTGGTTATGCAAGTGCTAGTGCAATGGAAGAACCGGCCATTGGAAGATGCCACTTGGGAGCTAGCTGATGATTTCCAGTCCCAATTTCCGGCTTTTGGTCTTGAGGACAATACCATTTTTGAGGAGGAAGGAATTGTTACAGGCCCGTCTAAGATAGGCCAAGATCAGGAGCATATATCAGTTTATGAAGAAAAGGGTGACAACCATGAAATAGGCCCAGTCCAGGAATAA